One Halanaerobium hydrogeniformans genomic window, GAACTTTAATAATATTATAATGTTTAGATTAAAGAGGTGGTAGCTTGAGATTATCTCAGGAATTTTATCTGCAGGATGCTTTAACCGCAGCCCAGGATTTAATCGGCAAGATACTTGTCAGAAAAATAGCTGGAAGCAAAGTTAAGGTCCGGATAGTAGAAACTGAGGCCTATTGTGGCATTAATGACAAAGCTTCTCACGCCTATAATAATAAGCGGAGCAAAAGAAACGAAACTATGTTTAAACAGGGTGGGATTGCCTATATATATTTAATTTACGGTATTCACAATCTATTTAATGTGGTGGTCGGAAGTGAAGGTGATCCTCAAGCAGTACTTAT contains:
- a CDS encoding DNA-3-methyladenine glycosylase; the encoded protein is MRLSQEFYLQDALTAAQDLIGKILVRKIAGSKVKVRIVETEAYCGINDKASHAYNNKRSKRNETMFKQGGIAYIYLIYGIHNLFNVVVGSEGDPQAVLIRAVEPLNSLEFIKKNRKIKSSEPLHLNQNQDLHQKRY